From the Ciona intestinalis chromosome 2, KH, whole genome shotgun sequence genome, one window contains:
- the LOC100180967 gene encoding orexin receptor type 2 isoform X1 gives MNSRALTSTVLTAGRKFSEANYSVGINSTAVSINQLDFDIWEYYLKPTNAEWFVMSLYVLVFLISIIGNCLTIAFILRRKHLRTTINYFMLNLALADIMVTIICLPPTLMVDFMESWLVGQFLCKFTPYLQMAVTSVSSLSLGAIAVNRWFVVCHPLKVARTRRSAKHALLTMTSIWLFSLITLCPIIFVTELTEDFPGYKELNLLKSCGEHWTTFLHQAVFHIYYVTVCYALPLMVMAIAYTNVFRKLSYTKIPGHVSRETNPIPKRRGQCHSCSSNSEHTHRGSTIGSEPNSPSKSNPSSPTAKKQDGASVGQEHVRNGIDLPMPREQESLFYTGAWKVKRDSEDYKKLYLQRNRNSSTFSKLITSRKTQRTYCRKCKIKRNLIQSRKRSGRIQVALVVVYFLCYSPAMVLDLIRRTSDLFTSVHRESTYFLFAIAHLLVYLNSALNPIIYNCFSVQFRKEFRLTFNCCFSSSSQRRNSVRSTAALRSLEDTKDRTSCDMML, from the exons ATGAACTCGCGTGCACTGACCAGCACAGTATTGACAGCAGGCCGAAAATTCAGCGAAGCAAACTACAGTGTCGGAATTAACTCAACTGCTGTGAGCATTAACCAGCTAGATTTCGATATATGGGAGTATTATCTCAAGCCAACCAACGCAGAATGGTTCGTTATGTCTTTGTACGTGctggtgtttttaatttcgATCATCGGAAATTGCCTCA CAATAGCGTTCATTCTGCGTCGAAAACATCTCCGTACCACAATCAATTACTTCATGCTGAATTTGGCCCTGGCTGATATAATGGTTACCATAATTTGCCTCCCACCAACACTTATGGTGGACTTCATGGAATCGTGGTTGGTCGGTCAATTTCTCTGCAAATTCACTCCATATTTGCAG ATGGCAGTGACTTCTGTATCGTCTCTCTCCCTTGGCGCCATTGCGGTTAATCGTTGGTTCGTGGTCTGTCATCCGCTAAAAGTCGCGAGAACACGGAGATCGGCAAAGCATGCACTTCTGACCATGACCAGCATCTGGTTGTTCAGTTTGATTACTCTGTGTCCAATTATTTTCGTCACTGAACTAACCGAAGACTTCCCGGGATACAAAGAGCTGAACTTGCTTAAATCATGTGGAGAACATTGGACAA CGTTCCTGCACCAAGCCGTTTTCCATATATACTACGTCACTGTATGCTACGCTCTACCGTTGATGGTGATGGCAATCGCTTATACAAATGTCTTCCGTAAACTTTCTTACACCAAG ATCCCCGGACACGTTTCAAGGGAAACGAACCCAATTCCTAAACGAAGAGGGCAGTGCCACAGTTGCTCGAGCAATTCAGAGCACACACATCGCGGTTCGACTATAGGATCAGAACCAAATTCCCCTTCCAAATCGAATCCAAGCAGCCCGACCGCAAAGAAGCAAGACGGCGCATCAGTG GGCCAAGAACACGTGCGTAACGGTATTGATTTACCGATGCCTAGGGAGCAGGAATCATTGTTCTATACGGGAGCTTGGAAGGTGAAACGAGATTCGGAAGATTACAAGAAACTAT ATTTGCAGCGTAATAGAAACAGCAGCACCTTCAGTAAACTGATCACCTCGCGAAAGACACAGCGCACGTACTGCAGGAAATGCAAAATTAAG CGAAATTTGATACAGTCTCGAAAAAGAAGCGGGAGGATTCAAGTGGCTCTAGTGGTTGTGTATTTTCTCTGCTACTCTCCAGCGATGGTACTTGATCTGATCCGAAG AACGTCCGATTTGTTTACCTCCGTACATCGAGAGTCGACTTATTTCTTATTCGCGATCGCCCACTTGCTCGTGTATCTCAACAGCGCTCTTAACCCCATCATTTACAACTGTTTCAGTG TTCAGTTCCGGAAAGAATTTCGTCTGACGTTCAACTGTTGTTTCTCCAGTTCGAGTCAGCGGAGAAATTCTGTTCGTTCAACGGCCGCGCTTCGCTCGCTCGAAGACACCAAGGACCGTACAAGCTGTGATATGATGTTGTAA
- the LOC100180967 gene encoding orexin receptor type 1 isoform X2, with amino-acid sequence MNSRALTSTVLTAGRKFSEANYSVGINSTAVSINQLDFDIWEYYLKPTNAEWFVMSLYVLVFLISIIGNCLTIAFILRRKHLRTTINYFMLNLALADIMVTIICLPPTLMVDFMESWLVGQFLCKFTPYLQMAVTSVSSLSLGAIAVNRWFVVCHPLKVARTRRSAKHALLTMTSIWLFSLITLCPIIFVTELTEDFPGYKELNLLKSCGEHWTTFLHQAVFHIYYVTVCYALPLMVMAIAYTNVFRKLSYTKIPGHVSRETNPIPKRRGQCHSCSSNSEHTHRGSTIGSEPNSPSKSNPSSPTAKKQDGASVGQEHVRNGIDLPMPREQESLFYTGAWKVKRDSEDYKKLYLQRNRNSSTFSKLITSRKTQRTYCRKCKIKRNLIQSRKRSGRIQVALVVVYFLCYSPAMVLDLIRRTSDLFTSVHRESTYFLFAIAHLLVYLNSALNPIIYNCFSVRVSGEILFVQRPRFARSKTPRTVQAVI; translated from the exons ATGAACTCGCGTGCACTGACCAGCACAGTATTGACAGCAGGCCGAAAATTCAGCGAAGCAAACTACAGTGTCGGAATTAACTCAACTGCTGTGAGCATTAACCAGCTAGATTTCGATATATGGGAGTATTATCTCAAGCCAACCAACGCAGAATGGTTCGTTATGTCTTTGTACGTGctggtgtttttaatttcgATCATCGGAAATTGCCTCA CAATAGCGTTCATTCTGCGTCGAAAACATCTCCGTACCACAATCAATTACTTCATGCTGAATTTGGCCCTGGCTGATATAATGGTTACCATAATTTGCCTCCCACCAACACTTATGGTGGACTTCATGGAATCGTGGTTGGTCGGTCAATTTCTCTGCAAATTCACTCCATATTTGCAG ATGGCAGTGACTTCTGTATCGTCTCTCTCCCTTGGCGCCATTGCGGTTAATCGTTGGTTCGTGGTCTGTCATCCGCTAAAAGTCGCGAGAACACGGAGATCGGCAAAGCATGCACTTCTGACCATGACCAGCATCTGGTTGTTCAGTTTGATTACTCTGTGTCCAATTATTTTCGTCACTGAACTAACCGAAGACTTCCCGGGATACAAAGAGCTGAACTTGCTTAAATCATGTGGAGAACATTGGACAA CGTTCCTGCACCAAGCCGTTTTCCATATATACTACGTCACTGTATGCTACGCTCTACCGTTGATGGTGATGGCAATCGCTTATACAAATGTCTTCCGTAAACTTTCTTACACCAAG ATCCCCGGACACGTTTCAAGGGAAACGAACCCAATTCCTAAACGAAGAGGGCAGTGCCACAGTTGCTCGAGCAATTCAGAGCACACACATCGCGGTTCGACTATAGGATCAGAACCAAATTCCCCTTCCAAATCGAATCCAAGCAGCCCGACCGCAAAGAAGCAAGACGGCGCATCAGTG GGCCAAGAACACGTGCGTAACGGTATTGATTTACCGATGCCTAGGGAGCAGGAATCATTGTTCTATACGGGAGCTTGGAAGGTGAAACGAGATTCGGAAGATTACAAGAAACTAT ATTTGCAGCGTAATAGAAACAGCAGCACCTTCAGTAAACTGATCACCTCGCGAAAGACACAGCGCACGTACTGCAGGAAATGCAAAATTAAG CGAAATTTGATACAGTCTCGAAAAAGAAGCGGGAGGATTCAAGTGGCTCTAGTGGTTGTGTATTTTCTCTGCTACTCTCCAGCGATGGTACTTGATCTGATCCGAAG AACGTCCGATTTGTTTACCTCCGTACATCGAGAGTCGACTTATTTCTTATTCGCGATCGCCCACTTGCTCGTGTATCTCAACAGCGCTCTTAACCCCATCATTTACAACTGTTTCAGTG TTCGAGTCAGCGGAGAAATTCTGTTCGTTCAACGGCCGCGCTTCGCTCGCTCGAAGACACCAAGGACCGTACAAGCTGTGATATGA
- the LOC100177088 gene encoding proto-oncogene serine/threonine-protein kinase mos isoform X2: protein MSSPISKFRSFSRIFTSASPKPAASRSFVFDQSVISNSQSSPALTSACVARSVRTPPTKSKSPGACSTPMVQKAQNRCTGLVDEVYPQRSFTPSKISSRVKMNISPYKYLCLTSRKRHLGVSDGLSYKPKPNAPKRKDSFYSAKNRSPCPRRRCSVFSTSVAPTNTPKNDGKIFRLSGVSLSPSTVSWTAESPVQFVSDTTTSSQSRFRWNSCSSDGCSRRLQRHVEQCPPGKLYFWEDDESELETAIQLGRGGFGRVFEGNYRGQKVAIKKLENASKSRQAILETMQGEMYGLRLQHLNIVRTLVVMQPTFSPENKNPSNTCYVVMEHAGNRNLAQLLNNSDEEISMGRKIRFASDILQGITYLHERRLVHLDLKPSNVIVTSEDTCKICDFGSCMSISSPRLNQPNMLNTTRSGISLDNRDANTSQACDSAINQSTSYMSFSSTGSAHSSSCLMGTFVYRAPELLRGFFPTTKADIYSFGITAWQLWSRKQPYAGQHNHAAVFSVVAFGSRPKIPDYMDYCDLAEASSLKQYFDVVTSCWNADADLRPTAEQAIAALAKC, encoded by the exons ATGTCATCTCCAATTTCAAAATTTCGATCGTTTTCTCGAATCTTTACATCAGCGTCTCCAAAGCCAGCTGCTTCTCGTTCTTTTGTATTTGATCAATCAGTGATCTCAAACTCTCAAAGTTCGCCAGCTCTAACATCAGCATGCGTTGCAAGGAGCGTAAGAACTCCGCCAACGAAATCAAAATCACCAGGAGCATGCTCAACACCAATGGTTCAAAAAGCTCAAAATCGATGCACTG GCCTGGTGGACGAAGTTTATCCACAAAGAAGTTTCACGCCAAGCAAAATATCCTCTCGGGTTAAGATGAACATAAGTCCTTACAAATATCTTTGTTTAACTTCGAGGAAGCGGCATTTAGGAGTGAGTGACGGCCTTTCTTACAAACCAAAG CCAAATGCACCAAAACGCAAGGATTCGTTTTACTCCGCAAAGAACCGATCTCCATGTCCCAGAAGAAGATGTAGCGTCTTTAGTACATCAGTTGCTCCCACCAACACTCCGAAAAACGACGGAAAAATATTTCGATTAAGTGGTGTTTCATTAAGTCCATCGACAGTCTCATGGACGGCCGAAAGTCCGGTACAATTCGTCTCCGATACAACGACGTCATCACAATCTCGTTTTCGTTGGAACTCCTGCTCTTCCGACGGCTGCTCACGTCGCCTCCAGCGACACGTGGAGCAGTGTCCTCCCGGAAAACTGTACTTTTGGGAAGATGATGAATCGGAGTTAGAAACAGCGATCCAACTTGGTAGAGGAGGGTTCGGCCGCGTATTTGAAG GCAACTACCGTGGCCAGAAGGTGGCGATAAAGAAACTGGAGAACGCGTCAAAGTCGCGCCAAGCTATTCTGGAAACTATGCAG GGTGAAATGTACGGACTTCGACTGCAACATTTGAACATAGTGCGAACTCTGGTAGTGATGCAACCGACGTTTTcaccagaaaataaaaacccGTCAAACACATG CTATGTAGTGATGGAACATGCTGGAAACCGAAATCTCGCCCAATTGCTCAACAATTCCGATGAAGAAATATCAATGGGCAGAAAAATAAG ATTCGCTTCCGACATTTTGCAAGGCATCACGTATCTTCATGAACGCCGATTGGTTCATCTTGATTTAAAACCAAGTaacgtgattgtgacgtcagaggACACGTGCAAAATTTGTGACTTTGGTTCTTGTATGTCGATCTCAAGTCCGAGGTTGAACCAGCCGAATATG CTGAACACAACCCGAAGTGGAATCAGTCTTGATAATCGTGATGCAAACACAAGTCAAGCCTGTGATTCTGCAATCAATCAATCAACAAGTTACATGTCATTCTCATCAACTGGTTCCGCCCATTCGTC ATCTTGTTTGATGGGCACGTTCGTATACCGAGCGCCTGAATTGTTGCGAGGATTCTTCCCGACCACAAAAGCGGATATATATTCCTTTGGCATAACCG CTTGGCAGTTATGGAGTCGCAAACAGCCATACGCGGGCCAACACAACCACGCAGCGGTTTTCTCAGTCGTCGCCTTCGGATCGAGACCCAAGATACCGGATTACATGGATTACTGTG ATTTAGCCGAGGCATCTTCGCTGAAACAATATTTCGATGTGGTGACGTCATGTTGGAATGCTGATGCCGATCTTCGACCTACTGCAGAGCAAGCTATAGCCGCATTAGCAAAGTGCTAG
- the LOC100177088 gene encoding proto-oncogene serine/threonine-protein kinase mos isoform X1, whose product MSSPISKFRSFSRIFTSASPKPAASRSFVFDQSVISNSQSSPALTSACVARSVRTPPTKSKSPGACSTPMVQKAQNRCTGLVDEVYPQRSFTPSKISSRVKMNISPYKYLCLTSRKRHLGVSDGLSYKPKPNAPKRKDSFYSAKNRSPCPRRRCSVFSTSVAPTNTPKNDGKIFRLSGVSLSPSTVSWTAESPVQFVSDTTTSSQSRFRWNSCSSDGCSRRLQRHVEQCPPGKLYFWEDDESELETAIQLGRGGFGRVFEGNYRGQKVAIKKLENASKSRQAILETMQGEMYGLRLQHLNIVRTLVVMQPTFSPENKNPSNTCYVVMEHAGNRNLAQLLNNSDEEISMGRKIRFASDILQGITYLHERRLVHLDLKPSNVIVTSEDTCKICDFGSCMSISSPRLNQPNMSQLNTTRSGISLDNRDANTSQACDSAINQSTSYMSFSSTGSAHSSSCLMGTFVYRAPELLRGFFPTTKADIYSFGITAWQLWSRKQPYAGQHNHAAVFSVVAFGSRPKIPDYMDYCDLAEASSLKQYFDVVTSCWNADADLRPTAEQAIAALAKC is encoded by the exons ATGTCATCTCCAATTTCAAAATTTCGATCGTTTTCTCGAATCTTTACATCAGCGTCTCCAAAGCCAGCTGCTTCTCGTTCTTTTGTATTTGATCAATCAGTGATCTCAAACTCTCAAAGTTCGCCAGCTCTAACATCAGCATGCGTTGCAAGGAGCGTAAGAACTCCGCCAACGAAATCAAAATCACCAGGAGCATGCTCAACACCAATGGTTCAAAAAGCTCAAAATCGATGCACTG GCCTGGTGGACGAAGTTTATCCACAAAGAAGTTTCACGCCAAGCAAAATATCCTCTCGGGTTAAGATGAACATAAGTCCTTACAAATATCTTTGTTTAACTTCGAGGAAGCGGCATTTAGGAGTGAGTGACGGCCTTTCTTACAAACCAAAG CCAAATGCACCAAAACGCAAGGATTCGTTTTACTCCGCAAAGAACCGATCTCCATGTCCCAGAAGAAGATGTAGCGTCTTTAGTACATCAGTTGCTCCCACCAACACTCCGAAAAACGACGGAAAAATATTTCGATTAAGTGGTGTTTCATTAAGTCCATCGACAGTCTCATGGACGGCCGAAAGTCCGGTACAATTCGTCTCCGATACAACGACGTCATCACAATCTCGTTTTCGTTGGAACTCCTGCTCTTCCGACGGCTGCTCACGTCGCCTCCAGCGACACGTGGAGCAGTGTCCTCCCGGAAAACTGTACTTTTGGGAAGATGATGAATCGGAGTTAGAAACAGCGATCCAACTTGGTAGAGGAGGGTTCGGCCGCGTATTTGAAG GCAACTACCGTGGCCAGAAGGTGGCGATAAAGAAACTGGAGAACGCGTCAAAGTCGCGCCAAGCTATTCTGGAAACTATGCAG GGTGAAATGTACGGACTTCGACTGCAACATTTGAACATAGTGCGAACTCTGGTAGTGATGCAACCGACGTTTTcaccagaaaataaaaacccGTCAAACACATG CTATGTAGTGATGGAACATGCTGGAAACCGAAATCTCGCCCAATTGCTCAACAATTCCGATGAAGAAATATCAATGGGCAGAAAAATAAG ATTCGCTTCCGACATTTTGCAAGGCATCACGTATCTTCATGAACGCCGATTGGTTCATCTTGATTTAAAACCAAGTaacgtgattgtgacgtcagaggACACGTGCAAAATTTGTGACTTTGGTTCTTGTATGTCGATCTCAAGTCCGAGGTTGAACCAGCCGAATATG TCACAGCTGAACACAACCCGAAGTGGAATCAGTCTTGATAATCGTGATGCAAACACAAGTCAAGCCTGTGATTCTGCAATCAATCAATCAACAAGTTACATGTCATTCTCATCAACTGGTTCCGCCCATTCGTC ATCTTGTTTGATGGGCACGTTCGTATACCGAGCGCCTGAATTGTTGCGAGGATTCTTCCCGACCACAAAAGCGGATATATATTCCTTTGGCATAACCG CTTGGCAGTTATGGAGTCGCAAACAGCCATACGCGGGCCAACACAACCACGCAGCGGTTTTCTCAGTCGTCGCCTTCGGATCGAGACCCAAGATACCGGATTACATGGATTACTGTG ATTTAGCCGAGGCATCTTCGCTGAAACAATATTTCGATGTGGTGACGTCATGTTGGAATGCTGATGCCGATCTTCGACCTACTGCAGAGCAAGCTATAGCCGCATTAGCAAAGTGCTAG
- the LOC100178601 gene encoding alpha-(1,3)-fucosyltransferase 6-like — protein sequence MRKAIRFVRRLIVGLVICLGVYVIHSNVWQIVQSKHPRDTRLIINNVEIAEVVRKQATISHSLPKEFVFDEEDMKDEHGNPYHIILWNDLSGVPGYVANPTECMGNISCQISYNKGAAADAHAIVFPIGVSRSMAPSVRKPWQLYAWWTLESPLHAGGDLRSFDEFFNLTFNYRLDAGVYAPYGSINLILRELRKSGETELEPLLERKRNSDKMAAWAVSNCYGKRMDFAKSLMDAGLQVDTFGGCFGGRQIGGGRYSDTFYSELQKYRFYFSFENSINCKDYFTEKFWFNGLRSGAVPVVWGPRKSDILKVAPTKSFIHSNDFDTPGELVKYLKYLATNETAYAEYLHWRTWVNHPEKIETRLRLENRENDLRSFCKLCSMVQSDGRDRKRGVKSPVRIVHSLNEAWIGTEKGECHK from the exons ATGAGGAAAGCGATTCGTTTCGTGCGGAGACTAATTGTTGGTTTGGTGATATGCCTTGGAGTTTACGTCATTCATAGTAACGTATGGCAAATCGTGCAGTCCAAACACCCGCGTGATACCAGGCtcataataaacaatgttgAGATTGCGGAAGTGGTCAGGAAGCAAGCAACTATTTCCCACAGCCTTCCTAAAGAGTTTGTATTCGATGAAGAAGATATGAAAGATGAACATGGAAACCCTTACCATATTATTTTGTGGAACGACCTTTCCGGGGTACCAGGCTACGTGGCAAATCCGACCGAATGTATGGGTAATATCAGCTGCCAGATATCGTACAACAAAGGAGCAGCGGCCGACGCCCATGCCATCGTATTTCCGATAGGAGTTTCACGAAGCATGGCTCCAAGTGTAAG AAAGCCGTGGCAACTTTACGCTTGGTGGACACTAGAGAGTCCGCTTCATGCGGGAGGTGATCTGAGATCTTTTGACGAATTCTTCAACTTGACTTTCAATTATCGACTTGACGCTGGAGTTTACGCCCCCTATGGAAGTATTAACCTTATTCTACGTGAGCTGAGAAAGTCGGGTGAAACGGAATTAGAGCCGCTGCTTGAAAGAAAACGAAACTCCGACAAGATGGCGGCGTGGGCGGTGAGCAACTGCTATGGAAAACGAATGGATTTTGCTAAAAGTTTGATGGATGCTGGACTACAAGTAGATACTTTTGGTGGTTGCTTTGGAGGACGACAGATAGGAGGCGGGAGGTACTCTGATACTTTCTACTCTGAGTTACAAAAGTATAGGTTTTACTTTTCGttcgaaaattctataaactGCAAAGATTATTTCACCGAGAAGTTCTGGTTTAACGGACTTCGCTCTGGTGCGGTACCTGTGGTCTGGGGTCCTCGGAAGTCAGACATTCTGAAGGTCGCCCCAACGAAATCTTTCATTCATTCCAATGATTTTGATACACCTGGGGAACTCGTAAAATACCTAAAGTACCTCGCTACTAATGAAACCGCATACGCAGAGTATCTTCACTGGAGGACTTGGGTAAATCATCCGGAGAAGATAGAGACGAGGTTGCGGTTGGAGAACAGAGAAAACGATCTTCGTAGTTTCTGTAAGTTGTGCAGTATGGTACAGTCCGATGGCCGGGATCGTAAAAGGGGAGTTAAGTCCCCAGTAAGGATTGTGCATTCTTTAAACGAGGCTTGGATTGGTACAGAGAAGGGTGAGTGCCACAAGTGA
- the LOC100176282 gene encoding uncharacterized protein LOC100176282: MENHEEANDSNQKKPLSSDVPLEQLKNIRNTILDLISTPEKKRKELVYSLEQIIVRRRKLLERNRIMIEQIIGLANYFSNPLTSLLGISEALKSTTRHLYTVEAYRKTSLERLESKLLEDYDSRASKEFPALKEDVETLLKDASRCILEESRAKYSYDKACTIGPMKSSLGSSFHSPSTRALKQSNRAWIVSMKLAKVQEAKKLTKASVDRVNLRYSEAVKKRTNALHESLKQYIEIDMIFHAKALEQLTEAYRCLHTWNNVPEPTKNVDINDDVPSTHLSKVDLKSEILEQRSGRSNEEESEECDVYDEADEFDVESDDELQANGDTADLVLSDIDVLKGVVNDVMGNGKKPNGTSLHGESYSTMT; encoded by the exons ATGGAAAATCACGAAGAAGCAAATGATTCCAATCAAAAGAAACCTTTGTCATCTGATGTTCCTCTCGAACAGCTTAAAAATATCAGAAATACGATTCTGGACCTAATTAGTACACCCGAAAAGAAGAGAAAGGAGCTGGTTTACTCTCTTGAGCAGATCATCGTAAGACGTCGTAAACTTTTGGAACGAAACCGAATCATGATTGAACAAATAATTGGTTTGGCCAACTACTTTTCGAATCCGCTCACGTCGTTGCTCGGCATTTCAGAAGCGTTAAAGTCAACCACACGTCATTTGTATACTGTTGAAGCTTATAGAAAAACAAGCCTTGAACGATTGGAGAGCAAGCTTTTGGAGGACTACGATTCTCGGGCATCAAAGGAATTCCCAGCTCTCAAGGAAGATGTAGAGACGCTGTTAAAAGATGCGTCGCGTTGCATCTTAGAAGAATCGAGGGCAAAGTACAGTTACGATAAGGCGTGTACTATAGGACCCATGAAGTCTTCATTAGGAAGTAGCTTTCACTCTCCTTCCACAAGAGCGCTTAAACAAAGTAATCGAGCATGGATAGTGTCCATGAAACTCGCAAAAGTTCAGGAGGCCAAGAAATTGACAAAAGCATCCGTGGACCGGGTTAACTTAAG ATACTCCGAAGCGGTAAAGAAAAGGACAAACGCACTTCACGAGTCTTTGAAGCAGTACATCGAGATCGACATGATTTTTCACGCCAAGGCACTAGAACAGCTGACCGAAGCCTATCGATGTTTACACACGTGGAATAAT GTTCCCGAACCTACGAAGAACGTTGATATCAACGATGACGTACCATCAACGCATTTGAGTAAAGTTGATTTGAAATCGGAAATATTAGAGCAGAGGAGTGGGAGGAGCAACGAAGAGGAAAGTGAGGAGTGTGACGTATATGATGAAGCCGACGAGTTTGACGTAGAAAGTGATGACGAATTGCAAGCTAATGGGGACACCGCCGATTTGGTATTAAGTGACATAGACGTTTTAAAGGGAGTCGTGAATGATGTAATGGGTAACGGTAAAAAGCCGAATGGAACTTCATTACACGGAGAATCTTACTcgactatgacgtaa